The Tumebacillus sp. BK434 genome segment ACGGTGGAGCGTCTCTTGAAAGCGGCAGGTTTTCAAACAGTAGAAGTATATGCTGACTTTCGGTGGGACGTGCCAACAGATTCTGCAGAACGCCTTTTTTTTGTCGCAAAATAGGGAAAGCGCCCGGATTGGCTCGGGGCGCTTTTTCTGTTTTCCGGACCCTTCACGCTTTTTTCTCTGGGCGAATACCTTATGGGTACTCCAAAGGGAGAGGGTGAACGCCTGGCATGTTTGTACATCTGGTCAAAAAAGGGGAAACCTTACCCGGCATCGCCCACGCCTACGGGGTGAGTGCCAAGGGGCTCCAACAGACGAACGGATGGGTCGACGACGCCTTGGTGCCGGGCTGCTCGCTCCTCGTGCCGACACCCGTGCCAACCACGCTGCTCACCTATCAAGTCCAAACGGGCGATACGGTCAAAAAGGTCGCCAATCGTTTTCATATGCCGGAGCGGATGCTGCACGCCGCCAATCTTGTCACGGGCGAGACGCTGAAGCCGGGCGTTTGTTTGACGTTACCGATGCCGGTGCTGGAGAAGAAGACGATCGAGGTCAACATGCGCTGGGAGGTGCAAGAAGAAGACCTCGACCTGCTGACGATGGATGAGGCGACAGGCAGCGTCTCCTCCGTCTCTGTCGCCTATGGCATCGCCGAGAGCGACGGGCGGCTGCGGTTGCCCCCGCTGCTTTCGCGCCGCCTGCTGGCCGAGACGAGACGGGCCAAGGCGGAGAACTTGCTCTTGCTCACGATGGCCGACGGGGAGGCGGCAGCTCGGCTGTTCAGCCATCTGCCGAGCCGCCGCGCCTTTTTCTCCGAACTGCGCGCGGTGATGCAGGAGCATGGCTTTCGCGGGCTGCATCTGGAACTGCCGCAGTTGAAGCCCGCCCTGCGCCCGCTGGTCAACGGTTTTGTCCGCGAGCTGGGGCTGCGCGTGCGGCGCTCCGGCGGGATGCTCTATCTCGGCGTGCCGGCGCATGAGCACGAGGAACCGGAACACCCGCGCACCGGGGCGTATGACGTGCCGTATCTTAACCATCACGTCGACCGGCTGGTCTGGAATGCAGACGAAGAGTTCGGACGGCTGGATGGACCGCCGATGGCGCTGGCGCCGCTGGCTCCGATCAAGCGGTCGCTGCGGCACGCGCTGACGATGGTGCCGCGCCGCAAACTGCTGCTCGGGCTGCCTTTTTTCGGCTACGACTGGGCGCTGCCGTTTCAGCCCGACCAGTTGCCGACGCTGATCCTGCACGGGCACTGCGACGAAGAGGTACTGCCGCCCAAGCAGATCCAGTGGGACGACCGGGCGATGGCGCCGATGTTCATCTACAAGAATGAAGTCGGCGAAACGCGGGAAGTCTGGTATGAGGATGTGCGCAGCATCGCAGCGAAGCTGCACCTCGTCTCGGAGCTCGGTCTCGCCGGCATCTCCTGCCTCGTCCACGGCAGCACGCTGGAAGCGCATTGGGAGCTGCTTCGCGACTCTTTCCATATTTCAAAGACTAATGTCTCCTGAAAAAACACAAAAGTTCATTTTGTACTTTGTTGACAAAACGAATTGGGAATGCGTATACTACAAACAACAAGTGAAACATTATGTCGAAAGCAATGGCGTTGATGGGGAATAGTAGTTCGACGAACTTTTCAGAGAGCCGACGGGTGGTGCGAGTCGGTACGTTTCGGAGAATGAACTCGCCTCGGAGCTGCAGCGGGGAACTACCAGTACCCGATGCCGTCTCGTCCGCGTTACAGGACTTTTAATGAGAGTGCCCGATCTGCTTCTGAGGGCACTGAATTAGGGTGGTACCACGGGAATGTTACTCCTAACCTCTCGTCCCTAGCGAACCAGCGCTGGGGGCGGGAGGTTTTATTTGTTTTCACGTCCCTTTTGCGCAAACAGCCATCTCAAAAGGAGGTCAACCTACATGAGCGAACGACGCTATGTACCTGCAGACATCGAACAAAAATGGCAAACTCATTGGGAAGAAACCAAGGCTTTTGCGACCGAAAACGACCCGAACAAACCGTATTACTACACGCTGGAGCAATTCCCGTATCCGTCGGGCCGCCTGCACATGGGCCACGTCCGCGTGTACACGATCGGCGATGTTGTCGCCCGCTTTAAGAAACAGCACGGTTACAACGTGCTGCACCCGATGGGCTGGGATGCCTTCGGGATGCCAGCGGAGAACTACGCGATCAAGCATGGCGTGCATCCGAACGTCTCCACCTACGAAAACATCGAGTTCATGAAGCAGCAGCAAAAGGAACTCGGCACGTCCTACGACTGGTCCCGCGAACTGGCGACCTGCTCGCCGGAGTACTACAAGTGGACGCAATGGCTGTTCCAGCTGTTCTATGAGCGCGATCTGGCCTACAAGAAAAAAGCGGCCGTCAACTGGTGCCCGGAATGCTCGACGGTGCTGGCGAACGAACAGGTGGAAAACGGCGGCTGCTGGCGCTGCGGCACCGAGGTGGTCAAGAAGGACCTCGAACAATGGTTCTTCCGCATCACCGAGTACGCTGACCGCCTGCTGAACGATCTCGACAATCTGCCGGGCTGGCCGGACAAAGTCAAAACGATGCAGAAGAACTGGATCGGCAAGAGCACCGGCGCCGACATCACCTATCAGATCGACGGCACCGACGCGACAGTCACCGTCTTCACCACCCGCCCGGACACCTTGTTCGGCGTCTCCTACCTGGTGCTGGCGCCGGAGCATGAGCTGGTCGGCAAGCTGATCGCAGGCCAGGACAACGAAGCGGCGGTCAAGGCGTTCGTCGACGAAGTGCGCAAAGCGTCCGAGATCGAGCGCACCTCGACCGACGCGGAGAAGAAAGGCATCCACATCGGCGCGTCGGCGATCCATCCGCTGACCGGCGCGAAGCTGCCGATCCTGATCGCCAACTACGTGCTACCCGACTACGGCACCGGCGCTGTGATGGGCGTTCCTGCGCACGATGAGCGCGACTTCGAATTCGCGACCAAGTACGAACTGCCGATCCCGGTCGTCATCGAGCCGGCGGGGGGCCTGCCGGAAACGCTGACGGCGGCGATCACCGAAGACGGCACGCTCATCAACTCCGGCGACTTCAACGGCCTGCACAACCGCGAGGCGCTGGTCAAGATCGTCGAGAAGCTGGAAGGCATGGGCGTGGGCAAGATGACCACTTCGTTCCGCCTGCGCGACTGGCTGATCTCTCGCCAACGCTACTGGGGCGCGCCGATCCCGATGATCTCCTGCGACTCCTGCGGCACCGTGCCGGTACCGAAAGATCAGCTGCCGGTGCTGCTGCCGGAACACGTCGACTTCGGCGTGAAAGGCAAGTCGCCGCTGGCGACGAACGAGGAATTTGTCAACACGACCTGCCCGTCCTGCGGCGGTGCGGCGAAGCGCGAGACCGACACGATGGATACGTTCATCGACTCCTCGTGGTACTACCTGCGCTACATCTCCGCACAGGATGACACGAAAGTATTTGACACCGAAGCGGTCAACAAATGGCTGCCGGTCGACAAGTACATCGGCGGCATCGAACATGCGGTGCTGCACCTGCTGTACTCCCGCTTCTTCACGAAGGTGCTGTACGATGCCGGTCTGGTCAACTTCGAAGAGCCGTTCGAAAGCCTGCTCACCCAGGGCATGGTCGTGCTGAACGGCGCGAAGATGTCGAAGTCGAAAGGCAACGTCGTCTCGCCGGAAGAGATCATCGAGAAGTACGGCGCCGACACCGCGCGCGTGTTCATGCTGTTCGCAGCGCCGCCGGATCGCGATCTGGAGTGGAGCGACACCGGCATCGAAGGGGCGCACCGCTTCCTGAGCCGGGTGTGGCGTCTGGTCGAGTCGCACGCCGACATCATCGCGGCGGGCGGCACGCCGAACATCGTCGGTGAAGCGGAGAAGAAGATGCGCATGGCGATGCATGCGGCGATCAAGAAGGTCAGCGAAGACATCGGTGAGCGCTATCAGTTCAACACGGCGATCTCGGCGATCATGGAGCTGGTCAACGCGATCTACGCCTATCCGGAAGCAGCGGATGCGGCGCTGAAGGCGCAAGCGATCGAGACGGCGGTCCGCCTGCTCTACCCGGCTGCTCCGCACATCACCTCTGAGCTGTGGGAGATGATGGGCAAGCAGGAGTCGCTGATCCGAGTCGACTGGCCGCAATACGACGAGTCGGCGCTGGTGCTCGATGAGATCGAATATGTCGTCCAGATCAACGGGAAAGTCCGCGACAAGCTGGTCTTCCCGGCTGCAGCCACCCGCGAAGAGGTGGAAGCGGCGGTGATGAGCTCGGAGAAAGTTCACGCCCTGATCGAAGGCAAGGCGATCAAAAAAGTGATCGTGGTGCCGAACAAACTGGTCAACCTGGTCATCGCGTAAGTCATGGGAGAAGCCCCTGCAGAGCGCATCTGCACGGGCTTTTCTTTTCGCGCGGTGGAATTTACCTGAAGGATTTTGCACTTGTATAGAGAATTAGTCACGCTATGGAATTCGTTAATCCGGGAGGAATACGCAGAGATGAGTGAATCAAATACTTACTACATCAAACAAGTCTGGCGTCAGAAGGGGGACGCTTTGTTCGAACGGATCTCGTTCAAAGAAGAGAACAAAGCACAGGAACTCAGCCAGACGACTCGTCCTGTTCTGTTGCTGGAAACTAAGGCCAACAGCGGCTCCAACGCCGTGTTTGCGATTGGTCATGTGACCGAGCCGGTTGTCATTGCTGAAGAGATGACTTACCCGGGACAGACGGGTGAGTTTTCATATCATGTACCGTTTACGTATGACGTTGTGCTGGAATCGAAACAGAACGGGATCACCCGTGACGAACTGCAAGAACTGACCGGGCAGAAGTTCGCCCCGCAGGTCAAAGGCGGTTTGTACGAGATCGAAGCGGCCGCTTACGAGCAGTTGGCATCGATCCTGAACGAGCGCGCCGGACAAGCCCCGGCTGCGAAGAAAGCTCCCGCGAAAGCCGCTTCGGAAGCGAAGAAAGCCCCGGCTGAGAAAACGGCAACGGCCGTGAATCAAGTTTCGTCTGCGAAAGCGGTTTCGGCAGCAGCGAACGAAGCTGCGGCGGTGAATGTTGCCCTCGCGGACGAACTGATCAAGGCTGTCTCCCTGCTCGAAGAGCGCGGCGAGCTGCGCCTTGTAGTCGAAGGCGGTAAGGTCGACACCTTCCCGGCCGCGCTGCTGGCGATGGAAGATCTGTCGGCCCTGCAGGCGGAGATCCACAACTACCTCACCGCAGGCGGCCACGCAGCGGTCGATGCAGCTGCGGCAGAAACGGCTGCTGCAGGCGCGGCGTCGACCCGCTATGCGAAAGTGATCAAGCTGGCCGAGTCGCTGGTGCGCGCAGGCAACTACGCCTCCGTCCAGATCCCGACCGTGCAAAAGGCATTCTACCGCGGTGACGCCAAGCTCCCGCACCCGTACCACGCCATCGAGCTCCAAGGCGCCCGCGGCCACCATATCCTCGGCACGGACGGCACCTTGTACACCGCTGAAGGCAAAGTCGTACAACACTTCTTGGGTCTGTAAAATACGTCAAGCAAGCGGGCTGGGAACTCTCCCAGCCCGCTTTTCCATGCATCAAAAAAGCCACGCCGTCAGGGCGTGGCTTTTTTGTCTTATCGTTCACGGTTCTTGTCTTCATGCCGTTCGAGCGCCAACTCAATCAGCTTCTCCAGCAATTGATCGTACGGCAGCCCGGTCACTTCCCACAGTTTCGGATACATCGAGAAGATCGTGAAGCCCGGGAACGTGTTGATCTCATTGATCAAAAATTCGCCGGTCTGGCGGCACAGGAAGAAGTCCACGCGGGACAGCCCCGAGCCGTCGATCGCCTGAAACGCCTTCAGCGCCAGTGCGCGCACTTCGTCCGACTGCTTCGGCGTCAGCTCGGCCGGGATGACCATCACCGAGTCGCCGTCGATGTATTTGGCGTTGTAGTCGTAGAACTCCTCGCCGGAAGAGACGATCTCACCTGCCACCGAGGCGGCCGGCTGCTCATTGCCCAGCACGGCGACTTCGATCTCACGGCCGTCGACCGCTTCTTCGATGATCAGCTTGCGGTCATACTTCGCCGCCAAGCGCAGCGAGTCGAACAGCTCCTCGCGGTTCTTCGCCTTGGAGATGCCGACAGACGACCCGAGGTTCGCCGGCTTGATGAAGCACGGATACCCGAGCGACGCTTCCACCTGCTCCACGACCGCGCCCGGCTCGCGCTCGAACGCCGAGCGCAGCACCACTTCATAGCGCGCCTGGTTCAGCCCTTCTTCGGCGAACACTTTCTTCATCATCGCTTTATCCATGCCGACGGCCGACGCCAGAACACCTGCGCCGACATACGGCAGGTTGAGCAGTTCAAACAGCCCCTGCACCGTGCCGTCTTCACCAAACGGGCCGTGCAGGATCGGAAGCACCACATCTATGTCACCGACCGACTGCATCGGCAGGACGGCGCCTTGCGCCACCGGCACCAGCTCGGCCAGCTGTTCCTCGTGCACACCATCGGTGAGCAGTTGCGGCGGGATCGGCGCACCCAGTGCATGATAAGCGCCGAGACCGACATGCCACGTGCCCGCCTTGTCGATGCCGATCGGGAGGATTTCAAATTTGTTCTGATCCAGATTCTCGATGACTGATCGAGCAGAATTGATGGAGACTTCGTGTTCGCCCGACATGCCGCCAAAGACGATCCCCACTCTGATTTTCCGTTTCATCCGCTCACTCCTTTCTGCTAACCATCTTATTATGCTAAACGTCTAGGCGTGTGTCCAGAACGAAAAAAACCCCGGCATCGTCCGGGGTCACTGTTTATCGCGGTCTACCTCTTTCAAATCCTCCAGTTCTTTGCAGAACTCATTAAACTCGGTCAGACACTCCTGATTCTGATGGAAGAACAACACGAGGTTGTTCAGCGCGTCCATCGTGGTCGGGGAGACGTGATGCTCGATGCCTTCGACATCATTTTGAATCGTCTGCTCCGAGACGCCAAGCATGCGCAGGAACTCCTCCAGCATCTTGTGGCGCTGCTTCATCAGCTTGCCGAGCTGCTCGCCGCGCGGAGTCAGGACGATCCCGCGGTATTTTTCATAGGTGACGAGCTTCTTTTCGTCAAGCTTCTGGATCATTTTGGTCACAGAGGACGGCTGCACAGACAGCGAGGAGGCGATGTCCGAGACCCGGGCGTACCCTTTCTCTTTCATCAGCTCATAGATCTTTTCCAGGTAATCCTCCATGCTAGATGTGAGCATTTGCAGTCCTCTCTTTCCGTATCAAAATGGCACGTACCATTGTACCCCATACAGGCAGGACTTACAAGCACACTAGAGGTGATCGTCCCATGGCATGTACCCCTTTTTCTTCAAATAGCTGTAAATTTGGCGCTCAATAAAGCGATTTACTTTCGTCGGCCAGCCCTCTTTTTCCGAGATCGGATCGACCCAGATCGTAAAGAAGCCAGACCGGTTGCCGCCGACGATGTCGGTCAGCAGCTGATCCCCGATCACCACCGTGTCGCGGGAGGTGGTGTGGAGCAGCTTCAAGGCCCGGGAAAAGGGATGCCCCCACGGTTTGCGCGCCTCGTAGACGAATGGAATGCCAAGCGGCCGCGCGAACGAGGAGACGCGCAGCTCCCGGTTGTTGGAGACGATCACCACTTTCATTTCGCGGTCGCGGATCTTTTGCAGCCAGGAGGTCAGCTGTTCGTTTGCGTAGGTGCTGTCCTGTTCGACGAGCGTGTTGTCGAGGTTGGTGATGACGCCTTTGATCCCTTTGCTTTGCAGCTTGTCTAAATCGATGTCATAGATGGTGTGCAGATGAAGGCTCGGGATAAATTTTTCCAGCATCATGACGGAGTCGACCTCCTCGGGCAAAGGTGTGATAGCGTTAGGGTTGGCGCGATGGGGTAGCAGGATGCAGGTAAGATTTTGTCAGACGCTGACTACCTTTGACGGACGGCAGGAAAACATTTTGCAGGAGGCGAATAGAAGCCGGGAAGCCCAGAAAGGAGGAGAGAACTTGTGAACATGCAAAAGAAAGAACGCACGCTGCTCCTGGTGTTGCTGATCGGCATCCTGCTCGCCGGAAGCGTCTATCTCTACGGAGGCCAAGACGACCTGCAGGCCGCTCAAGGCGTGGTGCTGGATCAGGAACCCGCACAACAGCCCGCACAGGCGGCAGGGAAGATCAAGGTGCATGTGAAAGGCGCTGTGAACTCGCCGGGCGTGTACCAGTTGCCAGCAGGCTCCCGCGTGATCGACGCGATCGAAGCGGCCGGCGGCTCCAAGGCAGGAGCTCAGCTCGACGAGATCAACCTCGCCCAGGCGCTCACAGACGGTGGCCAAGTGTCTGTACCGGACCAGCCGGCCGAAGGAAAGCAGGCTGCTGACCAGCAGAGTGCCGCACAAGCCGGCAAAATCAACCTCAACACCGCCACGCTCGACCAGCTCGACACCCTCCCCGGCATCGGCACGATCCGCGCCCAAGCCATCCTCGACCACCGACAATCCCACGGCCGTTTCTTTCAAGTCGACGATCTCAAACAGGTATCCGGCCTCAGCGCCAAACTGATCGACGGGCTCCGCGACAAGGTCTACGTCGAATAGCGATGTGGTGGAGACCGCTTCTGTTGCATGGACTTGCTTTTGCAGCGGGAATCGGCTGTGCTCAAGTTCCGCTGTCAGCGCATGGCTGGCTCGTCCTCTGCCTGCTGCTTGCCGTGCTTGTCGTCAGCCTCTCGCTTCCGCTTTTGAAGCGCCGTCTCAAACAGGGAATGGCAGCCACAGCGGGCTTGCTGTTGACGCCAACCTTCGCGCTCGCCTGGGCAGCTGGCCTTTTCTATGCGTGCGGCTACGAGTGGGGACACCGCCCGGCCATGGAGTCCTATGTGGGTCAGGACGTTGTCGTGCAGGGGAAAGTGGCCGCAGAGCCCGTTTGGAAAAAGGGGGTCTGG includes the following:
- a CDS encoding ComEA family DNA-binding protein; protein product: MQKKERTLLLVLLIGILLAGSVYLYGGQDDLQAAQGVVLDQEPAQQPAQAAGKIKVHVKGAVNSPGVYQLPAGSRVIDAIEAAGGSKAGAQLDEINLAQALTDGGQVSVPDQPAEGKQAADQQSAAQAGKINLNTATLDQLDTLPGIGTIRAQAILDHRQSHGRFFQVDDLKQVSGLSAKLIDGLRDKVYVE
- a CDS encoding LysM peptidoglycan-binding domain-containing protein; the protein is MFVHLVKKGETLPGIAHAYGVSAKGLQQTNGWVDDALVPGCSLLVPTPVPTTLLTYQVQTGDTVKKVANRFHMPERMLHAANLVTGETLKPGVCLTLPMPVLEKKTIEVNMRWEVQEEDLDLLTMDEATGSVSSVSVAYGIAESDGRLRLPPLLSRRLLAETRRAKAENLLLLTMADGEAAARLFSHLPSRRAFFSELRAVMQEHGFRGLHLELPQLKPALRPLVNGFVRELGLRVRRSGGMLYLGVPAHEHEEPEHPRTGAYDVPYLNHHVDRLVWNADEEFGRLDGPPMALAPLAPIKRSLRHALTMVPRRKLLLGLPFFGYDWALPFQPDQLPTLILHGHCDEEVLPPKQIQWDDRAMAPMFIYKNEVGETREVWYEDVRSIAAKLHLVSELGLAGISCLVHGSTLEAHWELLRDSFHISKTNVS
- a CDS encoding D-alanine--D-alanine ligase, translating into MKRKIRVGIVFGGMSGEHEVSINSARSVIENLDQNKFEILPIGIDKAGTWHVGLGAYHALGAPIPPQLLTDGVHEEQLAELVPVAQGAVLPMQSVGDIDVVLPILHGPFGEDGTVQGLFELLNLPYVGAGVLASAVGMDKAMMKKVFAEEGLNQARYEVVLRSAFEREPGAVVEQVEASLGYPCFIKPANLGSSVGISKAKNREELFDSLRLAAKYDRKLIIEEAVDGREIEVAVLGNEQPAASVAGEIVSSGEEFYDYNAKYIDGDSVMVIPAELTPKQSDEVRALALKAFQAIDGSGLSRVDFFLCRQTGEFLINEINTFPGFTIFSMYPKLWEVTGLPYDQLLEKLIELALERHEDKNRER
- the mntR gene encoding transcriptional regulator MntR, giving the protein MLTSSMEDYLEKIYELMKEKGYARVSDIASSLSVQPSSVTKMIQKLDEKKLVTYEKYRGIVLTPRGEQLGKLMKQRHKMLEEFLRMLGVSEQTIQNDVEGIEHHVSPTTMDALNNLVLFFHQNQECLTEFNEFCKELEDLKEVDRDKQ
- a CDS encoding YqeG family HAD IIIA-type phosphatase, which codes for MMLEKFIPSLHLHTIYDIDLDKLQSKGIKGVITNLDNTLVEQDSTYANEQLTSWLQKIRDREMKVVIVSNNRELRVSSFARPLGIPFVYEARKPWGHPFSRALKLLHTTSRDTVVIGDQLLTDIVGGNRSGFFTIWVDPISEKEGWPTKVNRFIERQIYSYLKKKGYMPWDDHL
- the leuS gene encoding leucine--tRNA ligase, producing the protein MSERRYVPADIEQKWQTHWEETKAFATENDPNKPYYYTLEQFPYPSGRLHMGHVRVYTIGDVVARFKKQHGYNVLHPMGWDAFGMPAENYAIKHGVHPNVSTYENIEFMKQQQKELGTSYDWSRELATCSPEYYKWTQWLFQLFYERDLAYKKKAAVNWCPECSTVLANEQVENGGCWRCGTEVVKKDLEQWFFRITEYADRLLNDLDNLPGWPDKVKTMQKNWIGKSTGADITYQIDGTDATVTVFTTRPDTLFGVSYLVLAPEHELVGKLIAGQDNEAAVKAFVDEVRKASEIERTSTDAEKKGIHIGASAIHPLTGAKLPILIANYVLPDYGTGAVMGVPAHDERDFEFATKYELPIPVVIEPAGGLPETLTAAITEDGTLINSGDFNGLHNREALVKIVEKLEGMGVGKMTTSFRLRDWLISRQRYWGAPIPMISCDSCGTVPVPKDQLPVLLPEHVDFGVKGKSPLATNEEFVNTTCPSCGGAAKRETDTMDTFIDSSWYYLRYISAQDDTKVFDTEAVNKWLPVDKYIGGIEHAVLHLLYSRFFTKVLYDAGLVNFEEPFESLLTQGMVVLNGAKMSKSKGNVVSPEEIIEKYGADTARVFMLFAAPPDRDLEWSDTGIEGAHRFLSRVWRLVESHADIIAAGGTPNIVGEAEKKMRMAMHAAIKKVSEDIGERYQFNTAISAIMELVNAIYAYPEAADAALKAQAIETAVRLLYPAAPHITSELWEMMGKQESLIRVDWPQYDESALVLDEIEYVVQINGKVRDKLVFPAAATREEVEAAVMSSEKVHALIEGKAIKKVIVVPNKLVNLVIA